The Candidatus Dependentiae bacterium genome includes a window with the following:
- a CDS encoding zinc ribbon domain-containing protein YjdM, with translation MINLPKCPKCSSEYTYENNGILTCPECAHEWNQDAESEIAENKKIIKDANGNILNDGDSVALIKDLKVKGSSSTIKAGTKVKNIRLVDEDHNIDCKIDGFGKVGLKSEFVKKIS, from the coding sequence ATGATTAATCTACCAAAATGTCCAAAATGTAGTTCAGAGTATACTTATGAAAATAATGGGATTTTGACTTGTCCAGAATGTGCTCATGAGTGGAACCAAGACGCAGAAAGTGAAATTGCTGAAAATAAAAAGATTATTAAAGATGCGAATGGAAATATCTTGAACGATGGTGACTCTGTAGCCTTAATAAAAGACCTTAAAGTAAAAGGTAGTTCATCGACGATAAAAGCTGGTACAAAAGTAAAAAACATACGATTAGTCGATGAAGATCATAATATTGATTGCAAAATTGATGGATTTGGGAAAGTGGGTTTAAAATCTGAGTTTGTCAAAAAGATATCGTAA
- a CDS encoding class I SAM-dependent methyltransferase: protein MSKNNIQAYGQLYSEYYDATEKYASEEEVDFFSSFIEHNPGRVLEAMSGSGRLQIPLMQRGYVVDGADNSHDMLERCRQRCKVLGIEPKLYEQSLENLKIPYKYSTVIIAFGSLQLIADEVIVLQALKNLHDHVLDGGNLLIDIFVPDVTIDEYSVSTARLDERNVIRVTKRHVFNVEKKLANTFCLYELVVNGIVLQQENALVEIVWRSDNEWKELLESAGFKVIKIYDETFQKSEISRIIHAMATIKN from the coding sequence ATGAGTAAAAATAATATCCAGGCCTATGGCCAACTTTATAGTGAGTATTATGATGCAACGGAAAAATATGCATCTGAAGAAGAGGTGGATTTTTTTAGTTCATTTATTGAGCATAATCCGGGCAGGGTTTTGGAAGCAATGTCAGGGTCGGGCAGATTGCAAATTCCTTTGATGCAGCGTGGATATGTGGTAGATGGTGCTGATAATTCGCATGATATGCTTGAGCGTTGTCGCCAACGATGTAAAGTTCTTGGGATTGAGCCTAAATTGTATGAGCAATCGCTTGAAAATCTTAAAATACCATATAAATACAGCACTGTTATCATAGCATTTGGTTCACTGCAACTTATAGCAGATGAGGTTATTGTTTTGCAGGCGCTTAAAAATCTTCATGACCATGTGCTTGATGGCGGTAATTTATTGATAGATATTTTTGTACCTGACGTAACAATTGATGAGTATTCAGTCTCAACTGCTAGGCTTGATGAACGAAACGTTATTCGAGTAACAAAGCGGCATGTCTTTAATGTAGAAAAAAAGTTAGCGAATACTTTTTGTTTGTATGAGTTGGTCGTTAATGGAATTGTCTTGCAGCAGGAAAATGCTTTAGTAGAAATAGTTTGGCGCTCTGATAATGAGTGGAAAGAGTTGCTAGAAAGCGCTGGCTTTAAAGTCATAAAAATCTATGATGAAACCTTTCAAAAATCTGAAATATCGCGTATTATTCACGCAATGGCGACTATTAAAAATTGA
- a CDS encoding Bro-N domain-containing protein, producing MGSGELTKIAIFQGQNIRRVFAEDQWWFSVIDVIAFLTDSTKPREYWLKMKTREKNGSGVELSTVYRQLKLQASDWKKYATDCSHTEGMFRIIQSIPSPKAEPFKHWLAKIGKERINKIENPELGIDRIKSLYEKKAMKKLGYSTDFVTPMIFFGDELL from the coding sequence ATGGGATCTGGTGAATTAACAAAAATAGCAATTTTTCAAGGTCAAAACATTCGACGAGTATTTGCAGAAGATCAGTGGTGGTTTTCGGTTATCGATGTCATTGCGTTTTTAACAGATAGCACAAAGCCTCGTGAATATTGGTTGAAGATGAAAACAAGAGAAAAAAATGGCTCTGGCGTTGAGCTCTCGACAGTTTATCGACAACTGAAACTTCAGGCATCTGATTGGAAAAAATACGCAACTGACTGTTCACATACTGAAGGGATGTTTCGTATCATCCAATCAATTCCATCTCCCAAAGCAGAACCATTTAAACATTGGCTTGCAAAGATAGGTAAAGAGCGAATTAATAAGATTGAAAATCCTGAACTTGGCATTGATCGCATTAAAAGTTTGTATGAAAAAAAGGCTATGAAAAAGCTTGGATACTCAACTGACTTTGTAACACCAATGATTTTCTTTGGTGATGAGTTGTTATGA
- a CDS encoding NUDIX domain-containing protein translates to MKKYLVVVECAIELDGKFLVIKLPEGKQAAGLLSFPGGKFDEQDEINGWDVLRLAVKREIFEEVGLVLLDPVQYVSSSFSVDSGKNPVIYSTFYCNLNKTIANVVASPRKVPEYFWMTPAEINSATNSPVWLKKYVELILEHKKLYSLNER, encoded by the coding sequence ATGAAAAAATATTTAGTTGTTGTTGAATGTGCCATTGAGCTTGATGGAAAGTTTTTAGTCATTAAACTTCCCGAGGGTAAGCAAGCAGCAGGTTTGTTGTCCTTTCCTGGTGGTAAATTTGATGAACAAGATGAAATTAATGGATGGGATGTTTTGCGATTAGCTGTCAAAAGAGAAATTTTTGAAGAGGTTGGATTAGTGCTACTAGATCCTGTACAGTATGTATCGAGTAGTTTTTCTGTTGATAGCGGCAAGAACCCAGTCATATATTCAACTTTTTATTGCAATCTTAATAAAACTATTGCCAATGTTGTTGCTTCACCACGTAAAGTGCCTGAATATTTCTGGATGACCCCTGCAGAAATTAATTCAGCTACAAATTCTCCTGTATGGCTGAAAAAATATGTTGAGTTAATTCTTGAGCATAAAAAGTTGTACAGTTTGAATGAGCGATAA